In one Lolium rigidum isolate FL_2022 chromosome 3, APGP_CSIRO_Lrig_0.1, whole genome shotgun sequence genomic region, the following are encoded:
- the LOC124696694 gene encoding DEAD-box ATP-dependent RNA helicase FANCM-like: MAAPPPSYAHAVAVDDEEDDGFDWEAAVREIDSACALASTSTAAVSNPFPPPPPRQPSPYPPPSAAAPFPHGPPAGGARQSTLDRFVDSFTKRQLAKERPPPAPAVPVAAPVPPASRGARFAARPDEGCSRGAGREEIAEGACAVALDHEAVQTWVYPTNIEVREYQLYIVQKALFTNTLVALPTGLGKTFIAAVVMYNYFRWFPEGKIVFTAPSRPLVTQQIEACHNTVGIPQEWTIDMKGNLSPEKRSSFWKSKRVFFVTPQILENDIHSGICVMKQLVCLVIDEAHRASGNYAYCTAVRKLVASHVPLRILALTATPGSKHPDIQGVINNLCISELVHRDESDPEVQRYVNTRTVDLVKVPVGSDTFQVYEKLLEIIHPYIAQLRAAGVIDNRDAEKWSSHQLHILREKFNQAPPPNIPIEKKHEIRRSFAAAFSLCRISKLLLSHGIMPAYQAIEANLNEGAWNMFSRIEAFARAKEMMQSFLNKGVSSPKVQKLVEVLIDHFQKNNPKDSRVIIFSHYRESVKEILGALGGSCTNFFRPAQFIGQSSAGDRLKGQTQKMQQAILQKFRSGEYNILVATSIGEEGLDIVEVDLVICFDANVSPLRMIQRMGRTGRKNDGRVVVLACEGHELQGYKKKQGSTRTMKNLLRKQDNFDFHASPRMVPHIYKPEVKYVKLSIEKYVPCLKKRKVDVSCASPILNKMSVEDDQLIARYFSACKEDIWKPSLVAFPSFQVSPCDIYKVPHSFRTTDMLIDAMQRLQDLSFSRTKCGTPLREPADVAALKDQPLEGHYYPTGQVACSKSVCVTSSPVKKYPLHSFFCGDYVAVDIKGYVSITFVPAVLRTSEFHKDTQNVNWQYKVQNKMAPYNLTTEVSGPRTDGAYSSKPIFADNASNLDPHSPDYSEQYDPGRHVLFRTTPSKSFSSPTEKWGTPCNTKLASPALSVQEDTELSPRLTHYIEEGIVPESPVLEASHQRLETERASDVCFVPKVDYSKAHTQGNGPGCHDGSLSFGEKGQFPAGVTEVLGLTRDNVLGQTQVEAEEPSNVKICSPAARTPTANLLCDSLSDDWQVKSVAGDTSGSVQQAPKYRRLCKYGEKIKRVPSMSLNDRYDGCGGRQCDVTNKSMPNQMGHARGNKGKAKRRLDIYIDEQAEVSEDTYISADEDDDQSEDKYEDSFIDDQATPSGQFTQSVQGGEHTGDRMAFYRRSLLTQSTVVLPSRYQDLSDNSVSIAGSASCSSGNSHNPIETPQGILQKHGTTGPSPLGPQQSSLERASFIKEHGQASVVNCESTSKPDSIKRKLSFQQAASIPIINLDLEPAPPSSHLATEAGNDIYWDDAFFEGLDLDAIEAQATEQLRLQKAQSQKPAETKRASDVSFTPPSFDLGF; this comes from the exons ATGGCGGCGCCCCCACCGTCCTACGCCCatgccgtcgccgtcgacgacgaagaagacgac GGCTTCGACTGGGAGGCGGCCGTGCGCGAGATCGACAGCGCCTGCGCCCTCGCCTCAACCTCCACGGCCGCCGTTTCGAACCcgttcccgccgccgccgccgcgccaaccCTCGCCGTACCCACCTCCCTCGGCCGCGGCGCCCTTCCCCCACGGGCCGCCCGCGGGTGGCGCGCGGCAGTCGACGCTCGACCGTTTCGTCGACTCCTTCACCAAGAGACAGTTAGCGAAGGAGCGGCCGCCCCCAGCGCCGGCGGTTCCTGTGGCGGCACCGGTGCCACCTGCCAGCAGAGGGGCGCGCTTCGCGGCACGCCCGGACGAGGGGTGCTCGCGGGGTGCAGGCAGGGAGGAGATCGCGGAGGGGGCCTGCGCCGTCGCGCTGGACCACGAGGCAGTGCAGACATGGGTCTATCCAA CTAATATAGAAGTCCGAGAATACCAGCTATATATTGTCCAGAAGGCCTTGTTTACAAatacactagtggctttgccaacTGGACTTGGCAAAACATTTATCGCTGCAGTAGTGATGTATAACTATTTTAGATGGTTTCCTGAAG GTAAAATAGTATTTACTGCCCCTTCACGTCCGCTTGTTACTCAGCAAATTGAGGCATGTCATAATACAGTGGGTATACCACAG GAGTGGACGATTGATATGAAAGGCAACCTAAGCCCTGAGAAGCGTTCAAGTTTTTGGAAGTCCAAAAGAGTATTTTTTGTCACTCCacagattcttgaaaatgataTACATTCTG GTATATGCGTGATGAAACAGCTAGTTTGCTTGGTGATAGATGAAGCTCATAGAGCTTCAGGAAATTATGCTTACTGCACTGCTGTTCGTAAG TTGGTGGCATCACATGTACCATTAAGGATTTTAGCTCTGACTGCTACACCAGGAT CAAAGCATCCAGATATCCAAGGTGTTATCAACAATTTATGCATTTCAGAGTTGGTTCATCGTGATGAAAGTGATCCTGAAGTCCAACGATATGTTAACACACGTACAGTTGACCTTGTAAAG GTTCCTGTTGGCAGTGATACATTTCAAGTTTACGAGAAGCTTTTGGAAATTATACATCCATATATTGCCCAATTGCGTGCTGCTGGGGTGATTGACAATAGGGATGCTGAAAAG TGGAGCTCACACCAACTGCACATTCTGAGGGAGAAATTCAATCAAGCACCCCCACCAAACATTCCTATTGAAAAGAAACATGAAATTCGCAGATCTTTTGCAGCTGCCTTCTCACTTTGTCGCATAAGTAAATTGCTTTTGAGCCATGGAATCATGCCGGCATATCAGGCGATTGAAGCTAATTTGAATGAAGG GGCGTGGAATATGTTCTCAAGGATTGAGGCCTTTGCCAGAGCAAAGGAAATGATGCAGAGCTTCTTAAACAAGGGCGTGTCCAGTCCAAAAGTGCAGAAATTGGTAGAAGTGTTAATAGATCATTTCC AAAAAAACAATCCAAAGGACTCAAGGGTGATTATATTTTCACATTACCGTGAAAGTGTCAA AGAAATACTAGGTGCATTAGGAGGCAGTTGTACCAATTTTTTCAGACCTGCTCAATTCATCGGTCAGAGCTCTGCAG GCGACAGGCTGAAGGGGCAGACACAGAAAATGCAACAAGCTATTTTGCAG AAATTTCGATCTGGGGAATACAACATTCTAGTGGCAACATCAATTGGCGAGGAAGGACTAGATATTGTGGAGGTTGATCTTGTGATCTGTTTCGATGCCAATGTCTCTCCATTAAGAATGATTCAACGCATGGGAAGAACTGGGCGGAAAAATGATGGGCGAGTTG TGGTGTTGgcttgtgaaggacatgagttgcAAGGGTACAAAAAGAAACAAGGAAGTACTCGGACAATGAAAAATCTATTGCGCAAACAGGATAACTTTGATTTCCATGCTAGTCCTAGGATG GTTCCGCATATCTATAaaccggaagttaaatatgtcaaATTGTCAATAGAGAAGTATGTTCCTTGTTTAAAGAAAAGAAAAGTTGATGTTAGTTGCGCATCACCAATTTTGAACAAGATGTCAGTGGAAGATGACCAACTGATTGCTCGGTACTTTAGTGCATGCAAAGAGGATATTTGGAAGCCATCTCTTGTTGCATTTCCTAGTTTCCAGGTTTCTCCCTGTGATATCTATAAAGTACCTCATTCTTTCCGAACAACAGATATGCTAATTGATGCTATGCAACGGCTTCAAGATCTTTCTTTCTCTAGGACAAAG TGTGGAACCCCCTTGCGAGAACCTGCTGATGTAGCAGCTCTGAAGGATCAGCCACTGGAAGGTCATTACTATCCAACTGGACAAGTGGCATGTAGTAAAAGTGTTTGTGTGACAAGTTCTCCAGTAAAAAAATATCCTTTacactctttcttctgtggagATTATGTAGCTGTGGATATTAAAGGTTACGTTTCAATCACCTTTGTACCTGCCGTGCTGAGAACATCTGAATTCCATAAGGACACACAGAATGTGAATTGGCAATATAAAGTCCAGAACAAGATGGCTCCTTACAATTTGACAACAGAAGTCAGTGGTCCAAGAACAGATGGTGCTTATTCAAGCAAACCGATATTTGCAGATAATGCATCAAATTTGGATCCCCATTCCCCGGATTATTCTGAACAATATGACCCTGGCAGGCATGTACTTTTTCGTACAACACCATCTAAATCATTTTCAAGCCCAACAGAAAAATGGGGCACACCATGCAATACTAAATTAGCGAGCCCAGCTTTGTCAGTTCAGGAAGACACGGAACTTAGTCCCAGGCTAACACATTATATTGAAGAAGGAATTGTTCCCGAGTCTCCAGTCCTTGAAGCTAGCCACCAGAGACTTGAAACAGAAAGAGCTTCTGATGTTTGTTTTGTTCCTAAGGTTGATTATTCAAAAGCACACACTCAGGGCAATgggccaggatgccatgatggatCATTGAGCTTCGGGGAAAAGGGCCAATTTCCCGCTGGGGTAACTGAAGTTCTTGGATTAACCAGGGATAATGTATTAGGTCAGACTCAAGTAGAGGCAGAAGAGCCTTCAAATGTGAAAATATGTAGTCCTGCTGCTCGCACTCCTACAGCAAATCTGCTCTGTGATAGCTTGTCTGATGATTGGCAGGTTAAGTCAGTAGCAGGGGATACATCAGGGTCAGTACAGCAAGCACCCAAGTATAGAAGACTCTGCAAATATGGTGAAAAGATCAAGAGGGTTCCCTCAATGTCTTTGAATGACAGATATGATGGATGTGGCGGAAGACAATGTGATGTTACAAATAAAAGTATGCCGAACCAAATGGGGCATGCTAGGG GAAACAAAGGGAAAGCCAAGAGGCGTCTGGATATATATATTGATGAGCAAGCCGA GGTGTCTGAAGATACTTATATTTCAGCGGATGAGGATGATGATCAGAGTGAGGACAAATACGAAGATAGCTTTATTGATGACCAGGCAACTCCTAGTGGCCAATTTACTCAGAGTGTACAAGGTGGTGAACATACTGGCGACAGAATGGCTTTCTATAG GCGGTCACTACTTACTCAGTCCACAGTAGTTCTTCCCTCAAGATACCAAGATCTCTCTGACAATTCTGTCTCTATAGCCGGAAGTGCGAGCTGTTCATCAGGAAACTCGCACAATCCTATCGAGACTCCACAAGGGATTCTTCAAAAACATGGTACCACTGGCCCAAGTCCTCTAGGTCCCCAGCAAAGCTCCCTGGAGAGAGCGAGTTTTATAAAGGAGCATGGTCAAGCTAGTGTTGTCAACTGCGAATCAACCAGCAAACCAGATAGCATAAAGAGAAAGCTAAGCTTCCAGCAAGCTGCCTCGATCCCTATCATAAACCTTGATCTGGAACCAGCACCACCTTCCTCACACCTTGCTACTGAAGCCGGCAATGATATATACTGGGATGATGCTTTCTTTGAGGGCCTCGATCTTGATGCAATTGAAGCACAGGCGACCGAGCAATTGAGACTGCAGAAGGCACAATCACAGAAGccagcagaaactaagcgagcatCTGATGTGAGCTTCACGCCTCCATCGTTTGATCTTGGGTTCTGA
- the LOC124696695 gene encoding putative F-box/FBD/LRR-repeat protein At2g05300: MPGGSKNKRVTTADGEDRLGALPDEILQHVLSFLPSCQAVRTCVLAQRWRDQWKSVPALRLHQDHFATDQHLSEFANQLLLFRGRAPVHLCDIVATEGDIWRWIRYALSRQARVLRVDLLDVIEPWQLSDRNFISQQLVRLQLAAVELRPRSLDFSSCPKLEVVNINDCTINAKKIVSRSLTHLSITGCTFDIKSRTRISAPGLISLELDDFLGWTPVLERVPSLVTAFVRLGEFCDDHCFESYYGNCGGFSGRCKCDESLHSDHPVLLAALSQATDLKLVSRPQVFIFRKDLKRRPSFTKLKILLLNEWCVAANFAALVYFLQHSPILEKLTIELDKTPTSVFETDGHCNPGQQPIASKRLQVVQVKYHKDRVLALKKIWKILITGGVPSEKVVIERIISWTSGSFSFQRRAE; this comes from the exons atgcctgGCGGGTCCAAGAACAAGAGAGTGACCACAGCCGACGGGGAGGACCGCCTCGGCGCCCTCCCGGACGAGATCCTCCAGCACGTGCTGTCGTTCCTGCCCTCGTGCCAGGCCGTGCGGACGTGCGTGCTCGCCCAGCGCTGGCGCGACCAGTGGAAGTCCGTGCCCGCCCTGCGCCTCCATCAAGACCACTTCGCGACCGACCAGCACCTATCAGAGTTTGCCAACCAGCTCCTCCTCTTCCGTGGCCGTGCTCCTGTACATCTGTGCGACATCGTTGCCACCGAAGGTGACATCTGGCGGTGGATCCGGTACGCTCTATCACGCCAAGCTCGCGTGCTCCGAGTCGATCTCCTCGACGTAATCGAGCCCTGGCAGCTGTCCGATAGGAATTTCATCTCCCAGCAGTTGGTTAGGCTACAACTTGCTGCTGTGGAACTGAGGCCACGCTCCCTTGATTTCTCGAGCTGTCCCAAGTTGGAGGTGGTAAACATCAACGATTGCACAATCAACGCGAAGAAGATCGTGTCCCGATCATTAACACATTTGAGCATCACTGGCTGCACTTTCGATATAAAGTCCCGCACTCGGATTTCTGCCCCGGGTCTAATTTCGTTGGAACTTGATGACTTTCTTGGCTGGACTCCTGTGCTTGAGCGCGTGCCATCGTTGGTGACAGCATTTGTCAGGCTTGGTGAATTCTGCGACGATCATTGCTTTGAAAGTTATTATGGGAATTGCGGTGGCTTTTCTGGTCGATGCAAGTGTGACGAATCACTTCACAGCGATCACCCTGTGCTCCTTGCTGCTTTGTCACAGGCCACAGATTTAAAGTTGGTATCTCGTCCTCAAGTG TTCATTTTCAGAAAGGATTTGAAGAGAAGACCATCCTTTACCAAGCTAAAAATATTGTTGCTCAATGAATGGTGTGTGGCTGCTAACTTCGCTGCACTGGTTTACTTTCTCCAACACTCACCAATTCTGGAAAAGCTTACTATTGAATTGGACAAG ACACCAACATCTGTGTTTGAAACAGATGGACACTGCAACCCTGGCCAACAACCCATAGCATCTAAACGCCTTCAGGTGGTTCAAGTAAAATATCACAAGGACAGGGTGCTTGCGctcaagaaaatttggaagattctAATTACTGGTGGAGTACCTTCTGAGAAAGTTGTCATTGAGCGAATCATCTCGTGGACTTCCGGAA GTTTCAGTTTCCAGCGGAGGGCAGAGTAG